In the genome of Ziziphus jujuba cultivar Dongzao chromosome 10, ASM3175591v1, the window ACAGATTTAAAACATAGCTGTAGCTTTCTAACCTAACCTGCTAAAtgtattatctatatatatacatatatatatatatatatatatatatatatgctcgtAGCTAGGATATACCAATGGAAAAACCACTATTTCCTTTTACAAGAAGTCTAGTATTTAAATCtttacaaaagaagaaaaaaaaattatgtcccATTTAATAacaagattattttttatttttttaaattatgtatactttatttattttagtgatttgttaattttagtaattataATTTGCTGACGTATTAattaatgacaaatattaaataaataaaaaaattaaaactaaaaatcaatacaattttatgttatgttttatttttcgttaaattttttttattatttaaaatgtttaactaCCATCAACTAATATTAACaaaccattaaaataaataaattatatataattttaaaaaataaaaatacaaaataaaaaaatgaacttgTTTATAAACGGGCTAGTATTCAAATTCTTCACATtcacaataaaaacaaacaatttatatcattaaatatccttttatttttcacGTGCAAAAAACCGCCAGATTATTTTCCGATTAAATTCCAATAATACTATGTCGTTTCCATCATTGTCTTTCTCATGCgcaaaatatgtcaatgagaaaGGAGAGTTGTGTTCATATTCTCTCCTGTCCTCTATATGAAGAAAGCCTAGTCTAAacatatctatctatatatatatatatatcctctaTGTATACAGAATCCTTGTAGAATCACCGTCGACTAcattaatcattaaaaaaaaaaaaaaaaaaaaaaggcagaaaaatcaaaatgatgAATCCTCAAGTAGCCAAACAGACCAATCCCTACCAAACTCTGCTCCTACTGCCAAAGCCATTAGTCCATGGCAGCTGTAGCTGGAATGGTTCATTAATTACAGTCCCGGCGGGTGCAAAATCCTCCTCCTTCCCCAGAAAACAAAGTAGAAGAGTTGGCGTCAGCCCTAGCACCATAAAAGCTAGCGCTGTTGTGACTCCTATCTCTTACACCCAAAAGACCGTCAACGTTAAAGCTATCCTGACCGTACAACGTACGTTGGGAGGTTTTTTGTCAAACATTGGCTTTGAGGGAGTACTCGATGATTTTACAGATCTGCTCAGCGGATCTTTGCTCCTTGAGCTTGTTAGTGCTGAGCTTGATCCAAGTAAGTAATAAAATTGAACCCACGAACGGTCGCGAGTTAATTTAGTTAAGTATTATAAATTAATGGTTTTTTTAAcgatcaatttttaaaacatatgaTTTTAATCTTtcacttcttttatttttttgagttatgataaaatgtgatatatatatatatatacatatataaattcataattttacttGGTTTGAAATGgaaacctttttctttcttgtttatttatttatttatttatgcccTTCTGGCAACAGCAAATAGATATTAGCCACAATAACTAATTTTAGATACAAAGGTTATTGTTGCTAGAAGTGTGGCTAAAAATTTTTATGTACAACTTTTAACCCAacaaattatcattaaaagttttAGTCATGGGGTTATCAGTTACAACTTAAACTTTTAACTATTACTTTTGCTCCggctaatattttgtttttcgtAGTCAAGTATATTGAATGAGCTCCAAATCTGATGTTTTTTCATATCCTTACTGAAATAACTAgagtttcaattttaattttttttcggACAATTGgagttaattatatattttcagttttttttattttttttaaacctatgatatttaattaattaaatagaattaattttttattaagtcCTATTTgacatagtttttatttttatttctctcaaAGTGCTTTATGAGGAAGCTAATGTTTATTTGCTTTAATTATAAGTTTTTCTGAAAACATGGgacactttaaaaaaattatttaaatattcgcAGAAGTAATTTTAAGCttcaaaagttatttttatcttataataCTATGCTAAACAAGGCTTAAGtccaacatgtatatatatatatatatacacacacacacacatcaaacaacaaattaattaaagaaaaaatcctCATCTATATTATGATTCTTCTACCTCACTTTTTGTCTTAAATGAAGTTAGAGAAAAAGAGGTAGAGAAGCATAGATAACAAATCAGAAGCAGCAAGATTTCTGGACATAAATTGATGTTACAGCAAATATAAAGCTTGAATGAACCTagtcataaatatttttctccaaaaaaaaaaacaaaaaaacaggaATCTAGTCATGAATATTGGTCCCCAAGTCCCAAAAATTATGTGTATGCCAGAAAATGAAGTTTCTGAGAGTAAGCGACATTCTTGGACCATGGTGGGTATGATCCCGCAAAAACAAATTCTCAATCAACATTAAAGGTCGCAAATATTTGCTATTTAATTATATCTATATGATGataattatgcattttatttatttatttatttttggaaaagaaaCTGGACAAGAGAAGAGTAGGATTAAGGGACACGCGCACAAAACCGACTGCGGTTGTAAGTTGGAGTTCGTGACGTACGAAACAAGCTTTAAAATTCCAGCAGATTTCGGAAGGGTTGGTGCAGTTGTAGTAGAGAACGAGCACCACAAGGAGATGCTTCTCAAAGATATCGTGTTGGATGGCTTCCCTGAAGGTCCCGTCAATCTCAGCTGCAACTCTTGGCTGCACTCTAAATGCGACGACCCTCGTAGTAGGGTCTTTTTTACCAACAAGGTCTGCCTTTTTTTGcctttcctttatttatttcctaattaattaggatacatatatatatatatatatatattatatatattaaacaataaaatgtaattaataatgTTAATTATGATCAGGAGAGAATATTGAGAGAGAGCATTGAGAGAGAGTGATAGTTCAATAACATAGGCTGAAAATGAACTTCCTTTCATTCTAGCCACacgtaatatataaatattataaattaaacataaaaataatttttcctatttttaacTCCTACAGTTTATTACCCCTCAGTTTAGTAGTGTTGTAGTTAATAGGAGGTGGTGTTCGATTAAAACTTATTATTAGTTAtataattaaagaagaaaataatgtcgattttcttatataaagtaatattaattttggtttCAGAACCAAAGTTGGATTagttataaaaagaaataataatagtaataatgataatattgaATTTGGAGGGAGCAGTCGTACTTGCCATCAGAGACACCAAGTGGATTAAGGAGACTGAGAGAAGAAGAGCTGGTAATATTGAGAGGGAATGGGAAAGGAGAGCGAAAGAAGTTTGAGAGGATATATGATTATGATGTATACAACGATCTTGGTGATCCTGATAGGAATGCCGATCTCAAAAGACCTATCCTTGGTGGCAAAGACCATCCCTATCCAAGACGCTGTAGGACTGGCCGACGACATTGCGCAACTGGTACATACTAGTACTAGTCGataattgctattattatttttaataattgaagcactgatatatatatatatatggattcttTTATAAATTGAGAAGATTATTTTAGCAATTAATTTACCACCCcatttgatttattaatttataaattaataatgatggaattaattaataaataaatacaaaaattacatACGTGCAGATCGATTTTCGGAGTCGAAGAGTAATGATCGTTATTATGTGCCACGGGATGAAGCATTCTCGGAAGCAAAGGAGATAACATTTACAGCAAAGAAGTTGTATTCAGCACTGCATTCATTGGTGCCTAGATTGGAGGCTTTAAATGACAAGGACCTTGAATTCCCATACTTCACAGCCATTGATTCCCTGTTTGACGAAGGCGTTAATCTGCCTCCTGTTAAGGGAGATAGCTGTCTCAAGAATATCCTCCCTTGGCTAATCAAGGCTATAGAAGACAGCGATGACATTTTGCAATTCGAAACCCCTGAGACCATGGACAGGGACAAGTTCTTTTGGTTACGGGATGCCGAATTTGCCAGGCAAACTCTCGCCGGTCTCAATCCTTGCTCCATCCAGTTAGTCACCGTACGCATAATAATTCTTTgattaagtttaattaatttggtgGTGGTTTTtagttatcattattattataattattataaattgcaTGCagcaaaaactaattaattaattaatcaattgcaGAAATGGCGATTGAAGAGTGAATTGGACCAAGAGATCTACGGCTGTCCTGAATCAGCAATGACTACTGaaatgatagagaaagagatCGGAGGCTTTGTGACCGTTAAAGAGGTAATTAATTATGTCAACATTATTGATCCAATTCATAATTTGTTCAATACTAGTAATTGGAacactatatatttatttgttaataaaatatatgtgtatatatatatatatatatttatatatacatgattaaattaTCATGCAGGCAATAAAGCAAAAGAAGCTATTTATATTGGATTACCATGATCTGCTATTACCATATGTGAGCAAAGTAAGAAAGCTCAAAGGCACAACACTGTACGGATCTCGGACTCTGTTTTTCCTAGACCCAGATGACACATTGAGGCCCCTGGCCATCGAGCTCACTCGCCCTAAAATTGGGGAAAAGCCTCAGTGGAGGCAAGTTTTCACACCCAGTTCGCAGGCCACAGACAGCTGGGAATGGAGACTTGCCAAAGCACATGTCCTCGCCCATGATTCTGGTTATCACCAACTCGTTAGTCACTGGTTTGTACCTATACCTCCCTCTAACCTCTATTTCAAATTCATCctaattacttaattaattattcttgaAAATTAAAtgtcatgatgatgatgatcatctcCTCCTGCTCCTGGGGTGCAGGCTAAGGACACATTGCGTCACAGAGCCCTACATAATTGCCACCAATCGGCAACTCAGCGTGATGCACCCAATCTATAGACTTTTGCACCCCCATTTCAGATACACGATGGAGATTAATGCTCTTGCTCGCTCAAGTCTAATCAACGCCGATGGCGTTATCGAAGCCTCATTCTCCCCTGGCAAATACGCCATGGAGCTCAGCTCTGTTGCCTATGACAAGCAGTGGCGGTTCGATCTCCAAGCCTTGCCAGCTGACCTTATTAGCAGGTAAATtaaattatggttattattattattatttttaataaattaaaatcataaattttttttaattaaattaatttgagaatattaataattatttagttAATATTAACTAACAGGGGAATGGCTGTGGAAGACCCAACTGCTCCACACGGTCTAAAGCTGACAATTGAAGACTACCCTTTTGCCAACGACGGTCTGGTCCTATGGGATTCCATCAAACAATGGGTCTCCGACTACGTCAACCACTACTACTCCGACGCCGCCCAAATCCAGTCTGACGAAGAGCTTCAAGCATGGTGGACGGAAATTGTAACGGTGGGTCACGCGGACAAGAAGGGCGAGCCGTGGTGGCCGGAGCTGAACACCCCTCAGGACCTGATAgacatcatcaccatcatcgtTTGGGTGGCGTCGGGTCACCACGCGGCCGTGAACTTCGGACAGTACCTATACGCAGGGTATTTCCCAAATAGGCCGACGATTGCGAGGACCAACGTGCCAACAGAGGATCACACGGAGGAATCGTGGAACGAGTTCTTGAAGAGACCCGAAGGAGCTCTTCTGAAGTGCTTCCCGTCGCAGGTTCAAGCGACGACAGTGATGGTGACTTTGGATATATTATCCTATCATTCGCCCGATGAGGAGTATCTTGGGAAGAAGTCTGAGGCTGCTTGGGATGAAGATCCTGTCATAAAGGCCGCCTTCGAACGCTTCAGTGGTCGGTTGATGTTGTTAGAAGGGATTATTGACGGTAGGAATGCTGACGCGAAGCATTTCAAGAACAGAACCGGAGCTGGTGTTGTTCCTTATGAGCTTTTGAAGCCCTTTTCTGAGGATGGAGTCACTGGCAAAGGCGTTCCCTATAGCatctccatttgaaattatttctttcaaattctataTTGCTCTCCGCTTCTGCACCCTTAATTTCTCTTGTTCACTTTCACCCTACTACTTTGTTCTCATCTAATAAAATACTCAATTTTCTACCTACAATTGcgctattgattttttttttttttttttttctggtaagGCTCGACCCAGCTCATAGGGATGTTGGTGTCTCTTTCCATCAGACTATCACATGGCCTCATAATTGCGTTATTGTTAAGCATTAATTAATGCttcattattataaaatataatatatatatatatatagttataaaataaaaaaataattaccacTTCATTTAATGGTTAagcatttcttttgttttgttttgttttgttttgttttgtttttttttaaagaaaacctccaagttttatataaaaaacGCCTTCTTTCTATTTATTGCtgtcttaaaaaatataatcaaagtTATCTCCAAGACATACAAAAATTTACGGATAACAGACAGAATGTAGATATATCTctgttttatatataatcaaacaaaattaaagcCCCACTTTTGATTTCATACTATATATAACAATGATTAAAATGTCTTGCAATATACATTTAAAAGTTTCTTGatgctttcaaaaaaaaaaaaaaaaggttttaattttttaacatctCCGAGTTAATTATATTTACCTTACACCCTCaacttaaaaatttatcaacatAACTTTATTTCTTAAGTTTCAACTGAAAGTTTAAATAAATGGCAAATTAAATTGGTACAATAAAAAGATTAATGAAAGTGAGATGCTATAAACgtacaattgcatttttttcctctttttttttttttttttttgtataaaacaAATGTAGGATTACAAGTTTTTTTTGCTATATACTGGCAGgactaattaattaagaataaatacctttttaaaataaaaatgaaaaagaacaaTTTCTGTCTTTCTGTTAATTATTTAACATAGTTCCCTTGCAAGACATGCAACCACACTTTTTAATAGCAAAagataattatcttttttttttttttcttggtaaaaataaagttttatcttTTCTCATTGTAGGAACAGCCTAATGAATATCATATGTTAGGCCTTGAATTCCAAACTTCTAATAAGACAAAAGTTTTATATGCTAGGAGTGGGCGGGTgcgaaataattttttaaaagtaaataaaatttattaaacgaaattatattaattaatatatgcaatCTTATATGCACatccaatataaaatatttattatttattatatgttaaatgaagactaaacaaaatattttgatttttgatttttttatcatttacaatagtttttttattttatcctacTGTCTTGAACCCATAATTCTCTCATTCAAACCTCTCAAATGTAGGTGTGTATAACTTCACTAATTAAGTCaattttatttgtcaaaatattttgatgTCTGATAGTGATAGATTAACCAAAACAcccaaaacagaaaacataaaacattaattgaattttatttttaaaagaaattgagTTATCAATTTGACTTTTCtaactaaaaaaattacatttggaTAGGTTTTGTTTCCGGATATTCATTTTCAtcaaagaatattaaaaaatattatttatcaccatcaataaatatatcagttaataatttaaatagttattattaaaatatttatttttaaaattttaatatagaaaataataaaattaaataatataaattctcCTCGATAATCTTAAAAATCTACACATTTTCCATTTAGTATATAATTATGGTattcttaaaaaacaaattatacaaTTATGGAATAACCGTATAAAAGTATATtagtatcaaaattttcattaaaaacatactatattatctttttatttttatttttaaaacatcatactatattatctttataaaaaaaatgatattatatagaccaaaagaataattaaattattagatAATATTCATATCCTATTTTCTGAACCAGATATCGTTTTTAAAGATatctaaataaaaactaaaataaaattaaaatttttttggggcCATGGGCCCTTTTAGGCCATAACCTAACTCAGTTACGCCGTGTTTATAAGCCTATATAATTGGAAACATTTTGGATACATTTAGAAATTAACAGCTGCCTGTAATAGACCTGATGTTATTCCACTTTCAGTAAAAGGTGCCTATATAATTGGAAACATTTTGGATACATTTAGAAATTAAAAGGTGCCTGTAATAGACCTGATATTATTCCACTTtcagtatatgtatgaataaaGTCGAAATTTTCAAACCGAGGGAATTACTTTAGTACATGTATACTTTTATATctctattattaaatttattaaacttttacAAAATCCGTCCAAAAAAATAGCATGTGCTACTTATATGACAAGTTAAttgcaattttcaattttttattctatttctgtAATTGTTTGagagtaaaataattaatattgccCAATGTCCCaattatgtttgaaaattttaaattataaaatcttataaatcaaatatatcaaaatacaaTTGGGCTTAGTTTGGCATGACTATagcttttaaaatattcaacttTAGCTGTATTTTGGTTGTATGATTCAAAGTCCGTATTTTATAACTAAAAAGTACCTTATTTGTTATCGTTTATTTACTTatagtataattttattattattatcatatgtaacacaaatatatatttggcaaaaattttcttttcatgacaaaaaacaaaaaaatatacacacatagatatatatatatatatatatatatatatatattataaatgaaaaaagtaaaaagaaaagaggaaaaatgtTAATTCATACGTTTGCTTGTGATCCATCaatagcaacaaaaaaaaaaaaaaaaaaaaggaagagtattttttaatatgaatccaTTGGCATTGATAAATTCAGTagatttattacaaaaaatagaATACCAATAAATTTAggataaaaatgatattaatttttaaataaagattaaaattgATACTTTAATTgtagatatttaaataagctaaaATTAGTATCTTAAAAGTTAGTTTTTTAATGCTTCTAAAAATaactgttaaaaaatataaactcttgtaaaatcagaatttttaaattttatcaaatgtttAAAGTGGTTTTGAATTTTACAATAATAAGTTTTTTTGAGCTTTAAAACCAGTCCCAAACGAGTTTTAATACCAAAGAGAAACAAAAGACAAAAATCAGAAGTGTCGCCAAGTGTTTGATTATATGCATTTTCCAAATGGAAACAAAGGATAAGGTTTTGTTCTTATATCCTATATTAGGTCCCACATAATTCACAGAATCAATCAATTTCTTAACCTTGTAGCTTGGTGAAATtgaatagatatatatttttaattaattacttaagcACCTCTGTTTTCAAGTGTTCTTGTCATACATCATGATCATCTACTTTTCTTTCACTTGTGCCTAATCTTATcgtcctcatttttttttttgtttttatgaatcATTTTATCGTCTTCAAATCCATTGATAATCATCacgaaaatttcaataaaaaatctaaAGTTTACCATGTCAAACTTTCCTcaagagagaaggaaaaaaaaataaaaaaatattcaatatttcaGTTTCAATTGGTCAGATTTTTCTTCCAGAATTTTCAGTACGTCTATACTGTTTTGATTACTTGTAAAGTCATGTTATTATGAAATTTCAACGGTTCAATGGCATTTGCagtttccttatttaatatattggatttcattttgatatatatatacatacttatgCAAAGATGGATTTTAAGATTAAATAATTAACATTGAAAACGAgatgtaaaaaattaataataaaacacatgcattcatttattttcGTCCGATTGTTTAtctataaaattgaaatttaaaacagattaataatatatttaaagacTTTCAATCGAGATGATATATTGCACTGTTTCACATGTCCTCTAATAAACGTTCCATCACTTATGAGTGAGTTTAGCATATACAATTCTAAAAGATATAGTTTTTGTTTCAGCATATATACGTAGaataatttcaaattcattATAGAATGTCGACACTACATAATATAAAGTGCTACATATTATTTCAAAGGTTAAGTGGAACCGATTatttagcatatatatatggGCTAACTAATTAAAACCGTGTGCCTTTTACCGAGTCAAATTACTCCTGGGCTGAAAAGCCTAAAATGAGATTACTCATGTACAATATGCAAAATTTCAAagttacccccaaaaaaaaaaaaaaaaagtggcttaaattaattttacagacaataaacaaatttaattattatctccagaaatataaaaaagttttagCAAAATCAAATAGATATGTTActgcaaataaatttaaaaaatatttagaaacacatatatgtatataattagcAATATGTATATTCCTAAAActttagatattattttgaaatgaaaagataaataattaatagtaataCTGAGAGACAAAATGGCTTAGAAATACTAACCAGTATCCACTGCTTTGTATGACATTGAAACAAAGGATGGGGCAAATTAAAAGCCAAAGTTTATTAAAAGGGAAAAGACAAGCGCCAGCTCAATCCAAGGGGGCAGGGTACTAGGTTCTAATTGTGCTGGCTGTTGAGAGGGCATTAAATGGCCAGCCCGAAATTTAGCGCAAGCGCACTAGGGTCTAGTTTTTAGGATACTAGGGGTCTAATTGTGCTGGTTCCTGAGAGGGTATTAAATGTTCAGCCCGAAATTTAGTGCAAGCACCACCTATGGGGGAAGGGTGCCAGGGTCTAATTGCGCTGGCTGTACTTATATTTAAGGTTTTAgatatctaaatttttaaagttttttatatcaaaattttttaaaaaaattttataaaaataaattttaaataaaatagataaaattttataatatctattaaaattttaaaaattttattgaaatttttatggaaattttaaaaatatttatgaaattttttaaaaaatttttataaaaaatttataaatattattaatatttaataaattattttatcaaattaattttaataatatatttttttaattttttaactattttttaaatatttaataatataaataaaatgaagtcaattaaattaaataattttaatatactttattcaataataaaatatatatataattgctatacattttgtataaaatcaatttattagaattttataattacaagttaataattaattatataataataacaaaataacataaaataataatatgaaaatataagattatgtagaattgatattgataatatttaaattaataacatcaagaaaataaaaaaagaagaagatataatatattattatactaaatattaaagataactacatttaatataagatttttatagtcgacatattaataattatataaaaagttatcaaagagatacatattttaataattactttttatattttacatttcaaAATAAGAACGAGAGAgagcaataatttttaattatctagGAATTCTATGAgtattaagatgatatttatgaaatataatgtaattgtaataattatttaatcttaattaataaataattttattaaatatatatatatatatatatatatatatatatattttttgtatatttttattaataaaaatttatttatgatcgttactacttattttaaattaaattaattaatagaaaatataatatctattcaatatttttataatttttataatttgataattaattaaataaattaattctaaaatttcaaaaaaaaatttatttttttaaataaattttcataaattattattattattattatttttctatataaatttatattgaaattcaatacttttcaatatttttctaaaaaaatttatattatatttttaggaaattttgaattttggttgAGAGGGCATTAAATGGTCGGCCCGAAATTTAGCGCAAGCGCCACCAATGGGGGCAGGGTACTAGGTTCTAATTGTGCTGGCTGTTGGGAGGGTATTAAATGGTTAGCCCGAAATTTGGTGCAAGGGCAGGGTACCAGGGTCTAATTGTGCTGCCTCTTGAGAGGGTATTAAATGGTCAGCCCAAGGTTTGTTTGTCCGCTTGGAAAAAGGTGTCAAATTCACCTTGTACagctttaaaataatatagaacaCCCTTTCTGGATGCCTCAACAGACAGCAAAATTAAagcaaatttcatttagatttGTTTAGCTTTGCTATAGTTATATTTATAGactatatttttgaaaacttattaaCTTACCTtcagtttttaatatttatccaaataaatcCATTTGtcagatttttttgtttataaatttttacaattaaaggctacaaaaaagttataattcattattttataatttattaatattataaaaatataattatgacattcaactattaaaattaatggttaaAAATTAACAGATAGGGTCtaaatgatgaattttaaaaagCACAAATCTAATTATAATTAGGCCAAAGTTAA includes:
- the LOC107412655 gene encoding linoleate 13S-lipoxygenase 2-1, chloroplastic, which gives rise to MMNPQVAKQTNPYQTLLLLPKPLVHGSCSWNGSLITVPAGAKSSSFPRKQSRRVGVSPSTIKASAVVTPISYTQKTVNVKAILTVQRTLGGFLSNIGFEGVLDDFTDLLSGSLLLELVSAELDPKTGQEKSRIKGHAHKTDCGCKLEFVTYETSFKIPADFGRVGAVVVENEHHKEMLLKDIVLDGFPEGPVNLSCNSWLHSKCDDPRSRVFFTNKSYLPSETPSGLRRLREEELVILRGNGKGERKKFERIYDYDVYNDLGDPDRNADLKRPILGGKDHPYPRRCRTGRRHCATDRFSESKSNDRYYVPRDEAFSEAKEITFTAKKLYSALHSLVPRLEALNDKDLEFPYFTAIDSLFDEGVNLPPVKGDSCLKNILPWLIKAIEDSDDILQFETPETMDRDKFFWLRDAEFARQTLAGLNPCSIQLVTKWRLKSELDQEIYGCPESAMTTEMIEKEIGGFVTVKEAIKQKKLFILDYHDLLLPYVSKVRKLKGTTLYGSRTLFFLDPDDTLRPLAIELTRPKIGEKPQWRQVFTPSSQATDSWEWRLAKAHVLAHDSGYHQLVSHWLRTHCVTEPYIIATNRQLSVMHPIYRLLHPHFRYTMEINALARSSLINADGVIEASFSPGKYAMELSSVAYDKQWRFDLQALPADLISRGMAVEDPTAPHGLKLTIEDYPFANDGLVLWDSIKQWVSDYVNHYYSDAAQIQSDEELQAWWTEIVTVGHADKKGEPWWPELNTPQDLIDIITIIVWVASGHHAAVNFGQYLYAGYFPNRPTIARTNVPTEDHTEESWNEFLKRPEGALLKCFPSQVQATTVMVTLDILSYHSPDEEYLGKKSEAAWDEDPVIKAAFERFSGRLMLLEGIIDGRNADAKHFKNRTGAGVVPYELLKPFSEDGVTGKGVPYSISI